Proteins encoded within one genomic window of Columba livia isolate bColLiv1 breed racing homer chromosome 1, bColLiv1.pat.W.v2, whole genome shotgun sequence:
- the PMPCB gene encoding mitochondrial-processing peptidase subunit beta isoform X2 — protein MAASTARLAARRLFLPWSTRLVRASGSGDRCVHVGTGRLRASQAATEVILNVPETRVSPLENGLQVASEDSGLSTCTVGLWIDAGSRYENEKNNGTAHFLEHMAFKGTKKRSQLDLELEIENMGAHLNAYTSREQTVYYAKAFSKDLPRAVEILADIIQNSTLGEAEIERERGVILREMQEVETNLQEVVFDYLHATAYQDTALGRTILGPTENIKSINRNDLVEYITTHYKGPRMVLAAAGGVSHDELLDLAKCHFGNLPSAPEGGLPPLPPCSFTGSEIRIRDDKMPLAHLAIAVEAAGWSHPDTIPLMVANTLIGNWDRSLGGGVNLSSKLAQVACHGNLCHSFQSFNTCYTDTGLWGLYMVCEPSTIQDMVHFVQREWIRLCTSVTENEVARAKNLLKTNMLLQLDGSTPICEDIGRQMLCYKRRIPIPELEARIEAIDAQTIREVCTKYICDKHPAVAAVGPVEQLPEYNKICKGMCLLRE, from the exons TGTGTGCACGTTGGAACAGGCAGGCTCAGAGCTTCCCAAGCAGcaacagaagtaattttaaatgttcCTGAAACTAGGGTCAGTCCTCTGGAAAATGGCTTGCAAGTTGCTTCTGAAGACTCTGGACTCTCAACATGCACA GTTGGACTTTGGATTGATGCTGGCAGCAGGTATGAAAATGAGAAGAACAATGGAACTGCTCACTTCCTTGAGCATATGGCTTTCAAG ggaACAAAAAAGAGATCTCAGTTAGACCTTGAACTAGAGATTGAGAACATGGGAGCTCATCTGAATGCATATACATCCAGGGAACAAACCGTGTATTATGCAAAGGCTTTTTCAAAAGATTTACCAAGAG CTGTGGAAATTCTTGCTGACATAATTCAGAACAGTACCCTGGGAGAAGCAGAGATTGAACGTGAGCGAGGAGTTATACTTCGAGAGATGCAAGAGGTTGAAACCAATTTGCAAGAAGTTGTCTTTGATTACCTTCATGCTACAGCCTATCaggacacagccctgggacGGACAATTTTAGGACCCACTGAAAACATCAA ATCCATAAACCGTAATGACTTGGTGGAGTACATCACAACACATTACAAAGGACCCAGAATGGTCCTAGCTGCTGCTGGAG GGGTCTCTCATGATGAGCTACTGGACCTAGCAAAGTGCCATTTTGGTAACTTGCCGTCTGCTCCAGAAGGAGGACTGCCGCCCCTGCCGCCTTGTAGCTTCACAGGCAGTGAG ATTCGTATAAGAGATGACAAGATGCCACTGGCGCACCTGGCGATAGCTGTTGAAGCGGCTGGCTGGTCGCACCCAGATACAATCCCCCTCATGGTAGCGAATACTCTGATAGGCAACTGGGATCGTTCCCTCGGAGGAGGCGTG AATTTATCCAGCAAACTTGCTCAGGTTGCCTGCCATGGGAACCTGTGTCACAGTTTCCAGTCCTTCAACACCTGCTACACCGATACAGGGCTGTGGGGACTCTATATGGTCTGTGAGCCATCCACTATACAAGACATGGTGCACTTTGTTCAGAGAGAATG GATAAGACTTTGCACAAGCGTTACAGAAAATGAAGTAGCTCGAGCGAAAAACCTTCTCAAGACAAATATGCTGCTACAACTTGATG GGTCGACGCCAATCTGTGAAGACATTGGAAGACAAATGTTGTGTTATAAGCGCCGAATCCCAATTCCAGAACTTGAGGCAAGAATAGAA GCTATTGATGCTCAGACTATTAGAGAAGTTTGCACAAAGTACATCTGTGATAAGCATCCTGCAGTTGCTGCCGTGG GTCCCGTTGAACAACTTCCGGAGTATAACAAAATCTGCAAGGGCATGTGTTTGCTTCGTGAGTAG
- the DNAJC2 gene encoding dnaJ homolog subfamily C member 2 isoform X3 — MLKTLDPKDWKNQDHYAVLGLGNIRYRATQKQIKAAHKSMVLKHHPDKRKAAGEQIGEGDNDYFTCITKAYEILSDPVKRRAFNSIDPTFDNSVPSKSEAKENFFEVFSPVFERNARWSNKKNVPKLGDMNSSFEEVDAFYSFWYNFDSWREFSYLDEEEKEKAECRDERRWIEKQNRAARALRKKEEMNRIRTLVDNAYSCDPRIKKFKEEEKAKKEAEKKAKVEAKRKEQEAKEKQRQAELEAARLAKEKEEEEFRQQALVAKKEKEIQKKAIKKERQKLRTTCKNWNYFSDNEADCVKMMEEVEKLCDRLELASLQCLNEALTSTTREGGKAAVVKQIEEINEQIRREKEEAEARMRQATKSSEKSTTGGGGGSKNWPEDDLQLLIKAVNLFPAGTNSRWEVIANYMNLHSTTGIKRTAKDVINKAKSLQKLDPHQKDDINKKAFDKFKKEHGVVPQMDSAAPSERFEGSPLDSSPWTTEEQKLLEQALKTYPVNTPERWEKIAAAVPGRSKKDCMKRYKELVEMVKAKKAAQEQVMNATKVKK, encoded by the exons ATAAATCCATGGTTTTGAAACATCATCCAGACAAGCGAAAAGCTGCAGGGGAACAGATTGGAGAAGGTGATAATGATTATTTTACATGTATAACTAAAG cttaCGAAATATTATCTGATCCTGTGAAACGACGAGCATTTAACAGCATAGATCCTACTTTTGATAACTCTGTACCTTCCAAAAGTGAAGCGAAAGAGAACTTCTTTGAAGTATTTTCACcagtttttgaaagaaatgccAG GTGgtcaaataagaaaaatgttcctAAACTTGGGGACATGAACTCATCATTTGAAGAGGTAGATGCATTCTATTCATTTTG gTATAATTTTGATTCCTGGAGAGAGTTTTCCTACTtagatgaagaggaaaaagaaaaagcagaatg TCGAGATGAAAGGAGATGGATTgaaaagcagaacagagctgcCCGAgcattgagaaaaaaagaagaaatgaacagAATTAGGACACTTGTTG ACAACGCATACAGTTGTGATCCCAGGATAAAGAaatttaaggaagaagaaaaggcaaagaaagaagcagagaagaaagcaaaggtagAAGCAAAACGAAAAGAAcaggaggcaaaagaaaaa CAAAGACAAGCAGAATTAGAAGCAGCACGGttagcaaaagaaaaggaggaagaagaatttAGGCAACAAGCATTagtagcaaaaaaagaaaaagagatacagaaaaaagcaatcaagaaagaaaggcagaaactgAGAACGACATGCAAG AACTGGAATTACTTTTCTGATAATGAGGCAGATTGTGTTAAAATGATGGAGGAGGTGGAAAAGCTTTGTGATCGTCTTGAGCTAGCAAG tctgCAATGCTTGAATGAAGCACTTACATCCACaacaagggaaggaggaaaggcgGCTGTAGTAAAACAG atagaagaaataaatgaacaaataaggcgagagaaagaagaggcagAAGCTCGTATGCGTCAAGCAACAAAGAGTTCAGAAAAGTCAACCACTGGTggtggaggaggaagcaaaaattGGCCAGAAGATGATTTACAGTTGTTAATTAAAGCTGTGAACCTCTTCCCAGCAGGGACTAACTCAAG GTGGGAAGTTATTGCCAATTACATGAACTTGCACTCTACTACTGGAATAAAACGGACAGCAAAAGATGTCATCAATAAAGCAAAGAGCCTTCAAAAGCTTG ACCCTCATCAAAAAGATGATATAAACAAGAAAGCATTtgacaaatttaaaaaagaacatgGTGTGGTGCCTCAGATGGACAGTGCTGCCCCCTCGGAACGATTTGAAG GATCACCTTTAGATTCATCCCCTTGGACTACAGAAGAACAAAAGCTTTTAGAACAAGCATTGAAGACTTATCCAGTAAATACTCCTGAAAGATGGGAGAAAATTGCAGCAGCTGTTCCAGGCCGGTCAAAAAAAGACTGCATGAAACGATACAAG GAACTCGTTGAAATGGTCAAGGCAAAGAAAGCTGCTCAAGAACAAGTGATGAATGCTACTAAAGTCAAGAAATGA
- the PMPCB gene encoding mitochondrial-processing peptidase subunit beta isoform X1, with protein sequence MAASTARLAARRLFLPWSTRLVRASGSGDRCVHVGTGRLRASQAATEVILNVPETRVSPLENGLQVASEDSGLSTCTVGLWIDAGSRYENEKNNGTAHFLEHMAFKGTKKRSQLDLELEIENMGAHLNAYTSREQTVYYAKAFSKDLPRAVEILADIIQNSTLGEAEIERERGVILREMQEVETNLQEVVFDYLHATAYQDTALGRTILGPTENIKSINRNDLVEYITTHYKGPRMVLAAAGGVSHDELLDLAKCHFGNLPSAPEGGLPPLPPCSFTGSEIRIRDDKMPLAHLAIAVEAAGWSHPDTIPLMVANTLIGNWDRSLGGGVQNLSSKLAQVACHGNLCHSFQSFNTCYTDTGLWGLYMVCEPSTIQDMVHFVQREWIRLCTSVTENEVARAKNLLKTNMLLQLDGSTPICEDIGRQMLCYKRRIPIPELEARIEAIDAQTIREVCTKYICDKHPAVAAVGPVEQLPEYNKICKGMCLLRE encoded by the exons TGTGTGCACGTTGGAACAGGCAGGCTCAGAGCTTCCCAAGCAGcaacagaagtaattttaaatgttcCTGAAACTAGGGTCAGTCCTCTGGAAAATGGCTTGCAAGTTGCTTCTGAAGACTCTGGACTCTCAACATGCACA GTTGGACTTTGGATTGATGCTGGCAGCAGGTATGAAAATGAGAAGAACAATGGAACTGCTCACTTCCTTGAGCATATGGCTTTCAAG ggaACAAAAAAGAGATCTCAGTTAGACCTTGAACTAGAGATTGAGAACATGGGAGCTCATCTGAATGCATATACATCCAGGGAACAAACCGTGTATTATGCAAAGGCTTTTTCAAAAGATTTACCAAGAG CTGTGGAAATTCTTGCTGACATAATTCAGAACAGTACCCTGGGAGAAGCAGAGATTGAACGTGAGCGAGGAGTTATACTTCGAGAGATGCAAGAGGTTGAAACCAATTTGCAAGAAGTTGTCTTTGATTACCTTCATGCTACAGCCTATCaggacacagccctgggacGGACAATTTTAGGACCCACTGAAAACATCAA ATCCATAAACCGTAATGACTTGGTGGAGTACATCACAACACATTACAAAGGACCCAGAATGGTCCTAGCTGCTGCTGGAG GGGTCTCTCATGATGAGCTACTGGACCTAGCAAAGTGCCATTTTGGTAACTTGCCGTCTGCTCCAGAAGGAGGACTGCCGCCCCTGCCGCCTTGTAGCTTCACAGGCAGTGAG ATTCGTATAAGAGATGACAAGATGCCACTGGCGCACCTGGCGATAGCTGTTGAAGCGGCTGGCTGGTCGCACCCAGATACAATCCCCCTCATGGTAGCGAATACTCTGATAGGCAACTGGGATCGTTCCCTCGGAGGAGGCGTG CAGAATTTATCCAGCAAACTTGCTCAGGTTGCCTGCCATGGGAACCTGTGTCACAGTTTCCAGTCCTTCAACACCTGCTACACCGATACAGGGCTGTGGGGACTCTATATGGTCTGTGAGCCATCCACTATACAAGACATGGTGCACTTTGTTCAGAGAGAATG GATAAGACTTTGCACAAGCGTTACAGAAAATGAAGTAGCTCGAGCGAAAAACCTTCTCAAGACAAATATGCTGCTACAACTTGATG GGTCGACGCCAATCTGTGAAGACATTGGAAGACAAATGTTGTGTTATAAGCGCCGAATCCCAATTCCAGAACTTGAGGCAAGAATAGAA GCTATTGATGCTCAGACTATTAGAGAAGTTTGCACAAAGTACATCTGTGATAAGCATCCTGCAGTTGCTGCCGTGG GTCCCGTTGAACAACTTCCGGAGTATAACAAAATCTGCAAGGGCATGTGTTTGCTTCGTGAGTAG